TGCAAGAAACGCAGAGGTTGTTTCTGGAAGGGACGTGTTGAGGTGAAGCCTTGACCTCCAGCCTAAGACCAGAAAGTGAAGTCTGAGCCCTTGCTTTGGGTCCTATCTTTAGGTAGGAGAGGAGGTCAgcaagggaagggaggggccgGATTGCATGGCTGGATCACGGAGGGCATGGAAGGACTGTGGCTTCTACTCTTAGTAACGTGGGGAGACACGGGAAGCTTTTGAGCGAGTAGAGGCGTATGTGACTTGGGCTGTAACAGATGATCCAGGCTGCTGCGTGGAAAATGGCCTGCAGGAAGGCCGGGAAGCGGGCTTTTGTGGCAACACCGGGGAGAGATGATGGGGGTGCAGATGAGGGTGGTAGTAACAGCCACGGTGAGAAGAGGCAAGACCACATTCCAGATGTGATTTGAAGTTGGAACACTGCAGCAGACATGATATCCTAGAGAAAGACCGCCCAAACTGAAGGCTCTGGCTCCAGTTCCAGGTTTAGGTTGGAGGTCAACATGTCCCTCCCAGGAACCACCACTAACTGTTCTTGCACAACATGACTCATTTTGGTTTTAGACAATAGGGCGTTTTCACGGATCTCTGCTTGGATGAATCTTCTTTCTTAAACGACTCCCAACTTTCCTCCCTTCTGACTGTTCACCACCAATTGTCCAAAATAATTGGAAGAACCACATTGTCCTTTTTGAGATCTTATCAAGTCTTTGGCACGTTCAGATGAAATAGCAAAATTCTCCTTTAAAATTAATCtacacattttctttgaaaatgaaaaacagatttcCCATAGCCTTGGAAGGGAGCAGGACAGGGAGACAGTAAGGTATGCTCAGGGCCAATGTTCCTGGAGTAAAGTTGCCCTTGGGTTGAAAGTTGAGAAGATCCTCGGGGGAGTGAGTGATTAAGATACCTTCTGTGTCATGAATCACTGCCGAAAAACATCAAACAGCGCCCTCTGGCCTCCAAGACTTAACATGTTCCAAATATAGCTAATAAGTTACTGGGAAGAATCTTAGCCCCTTGATAAACATCTCACTGAGGCTGAACAACATAACTGCTGTGAAATTAATAACCAGCCCTCCTCCCTCAACTTCATCCCCCACCAACTGAACACTGTTCATCAGAGAGAGACCAGACGGTTTTGAAACATATATTGACCCTGTCTTTCTAGCTATGACCCAAGCATTCTAAGGATGAATTAATAACAGGGAGAAAATTATGCTCAGTCATGCCAGGAATAGGGCTGTTGAGTTTCTGAGTCAACCAGAACTAGAGCTAATGTCTGCCGATGTGTGTGGTTtaattgctcaaggtcactttCAAGGACCTGTACCAGAGGCTGACCAGCTTTGTTGGAATTACTGGAATTTTTTCAGGCTCTGTTACATCGGCCCACTTCATGTAGGAGTCATATGAAATGCCAGTGGTCCGACAGCCTAAACTCCAAATAACATATTTTCTACCCTGCCTGTGTTCACTAGTTTTCCCTAAAGTGCGTTGACTTTGGGGTCAAACGATCTGGTTTTGAATTTTAACTTTACCATTTCTAGCTGTATGGCCTTTAACAAGAGGCTTAATTAAcatcattcaacacatatttattgaacacctactgtgttccaggtacTGTAAACACTGATGAGTATACAGTTctttgagccttggttttctcatatgTAGATGCCACTACATCCCCTCCTTTGAGAATAAACTTAGTAGAGAGCAGGGTTAGTGAGAAGATTAAGTGAGAGGTTAGtgagaggattaagtgagatgttTGCTAAGCAAACAGCACAGAGTAGGTACACAGTGAATGATATTCATTATTGTAATTTTAAGAAAGCATTCAGATTTTACAAGGGGGTAAGGAACATTTTCTCAACTGGCAGATAAGAAAACCTGGTCCTCTTTGAGACGGTAATCAGAAGTCTGCTCCAGAACTTCACGCTCTTTTGAAATAGTCTTTCACTGGTCCGTGCCTATGTTTCCACGATGATTAGTTTTATGTCAGCTTGATTGGGCCACgcggtgcccagatatttggtcaggCATTATTTTCGGTGTTTCCGTGAGGGTATAAAccaagtaaagcagattgccctcttTCATGCTTGTGGGCCCATCCTATCAGTTGAAGCTCTGAATAGAACAAGAAGGCCAATCCTCCTCTGAGTAGGAGAGAAACCTCTCCTGCCTGAATGCTTTCAGAATAGGACAccagttttttttcctgccttcagacttgaactgaaacatcgGCTCTTGCGGGGTCTTGAGCCTGCCAGCCTTTGGACACAAactacaccatcagctctcctagTTCTCAGGCTTTTGGACTTGGACTGAAACTAAACCCCCAGCTCTCCCGGGCTTCCAGCTTGCAGACTCATCCAGCAGATCGAGGGACTTGCCAGCCTCATAGTTGTAAGACTGTAAGAGCTTATTAATTCATGTATGGTGTGGTATAGAACACGGAAACAATAATGTGCACGGCCCCGGGcatccccgggagtcccgaccagcaggacaaatccttgtgagtccgaggaggaacctgtaggggttgaaaagggaagaaggggcaggagacgcgaaagaatggaggcaagacagaatcctgatcaagcctcaaacttttattgctgcagtagctgtatttatacagtacagagaaaggggggcgggatccagaataagggaagtacttggcaaattatcattggtgctgcgtgcgcgggctttcgttttaggcgcgggcttttatctcattaagcaggaagagaagcaggatgtcggccatcttctaatggcgaaaacttcttggctcccaacacaATAAGAAGTTACTACCCCCATTAACTAAatttgcctttaaatttttttccagtttaccaTTTTCAAGATAGccttagcttttaaaaaactcatctcttgggcttccctgtggcgcagtggttgagaatccacctgccaatgcaggggacacgtgttcaagccctcgcccgggaagatcccacatgtcatggagcaactaagcccgtgcaccacaactactgagcctgcgctctagagcccatgagccacaactactgaagcccgcgcacctacagcccatgcttccacaacgagaagccacggcaatgagaagcccgcgtaccgcaatgaagagtagcctccgctcgctgcaactagagaaagcccgcgcacagcagcaaagacccaacacagccaaaaataaagaaataaaataaacttattaaaaaaaatctctttgtttTCAGAAAGTGGATAAAAATATCTTACTATTCTAGATTAAATAAATCTCTCCACAGCTAAGCACGTTATCAGGGAACTGCATTCCCTTTGTTTCAACCTCTTTAAACATACCCACCTTTAACAAATGTGTGGATTAAGCATTGCACATGGTATAATGTTTCAGTATATTTTAGCTATGAATCGCCCAACACTTTATCAGGAAAGTAAATAGCACTGGGATTAAAAAACTTTAAGCCATCTGGATAAGCAGAACGTTCATTGTACAGGATCGTTTTGCTCACACAGCATTGCTTATACACCATGTACGATTCTGGGGTCTGCACATTGAGCCCTGGCTTCAGTTTCCTAGTGTCAAGGACACAGTCCCCCTTGCATGGCCCAGGTTCATCACCAGTGGGAAGAAGAACActgtcttgtttttcttctcttcaataACACCTAGACCCCCATCCCACAGGACGTGTAGAAGCTGTGTCTCAGCTCAAAGCAAAGGACAGTGATGTCTCCCACACACCTGCTGAAAACCCATCTGGATCAATGTGAGGGGAGGCCCTCCTCAACCTTCCCAAGgactccctccacctcccctccaACCCCGTGGTCAGTCCCTCATCCGTCTGCTTTCAGGGGGTCCCAACCTGGGCCAGTCCTGGAAGAAGGATTGCTTTTCACTGGGGGAACATCGAGAAGGCTAGCTGAGGCCCAGATGGCCCTGACCCAAGGGAACACACAGTACCCAGAGTCATCTTTCGATGACCTTTCCTCAGGGAGCAGGCGGGATGTGAAAAGTCCCCCAGTCCTTCCTCTTTGGCTCTACGATGTGTTAATGTTattatttccagatatttttcctaataatagTTGTTTGATCTAATGTAAGAGTGAGTCTGTGTTCCCTGAACACACAGTAGACAAGGGGAAATAATCTAGCAAAGAGTAAGAAAACAGAATCGTTGGAATTAAGTACATTTTTTGCCTGGATGATTCTCATAGTTGATAATCCACCATGATGGCATACATATTGGAGAGGAACAAATAAAACTATCCTTATTTTCAGACGACATATGGCTTAtgcagaaaatcccaaagaatcttttttaaaaagcccgaaacaaaaatgaagcaaacaaacaaaacccatctaGCACTAATAGCTTAGCTAGGTcgcaggatacaaggtcaacatTCAAAATTCAATAGTATCTCTATATATTGTCAATGACCACGTGgaagccaaaattaaaaacataataccgTTTATACCATccctgtaaataaaatatataggcaTAATTATAACGAAAGATGTACAGGACTTGTTTGCTGAAGAcaacaaaacactgatgaaagaaattaaggcagatgtaaataaatggaaaaacataccGCGTTCACAGCTTCGAAGACCCAACccagtaaagatgtcaattctccctaaattgatcTATAGGTTTAACACAATTTCTATCAAAACCCCAGCAAAATTTGTGTAGGTTTTGACAcgattattataaatatatgtggaaaggcaaaggaattagaatagctgaaataattttagaaaagaagaataaagaggaaGGAATCACTCTACCCAATTTTAAGATTTACTATgtaactacagtaatcaagacaatgtgtaTTATGGAGGAATAAATACCCAgaccaataaaacaaaatagataagccagagataaatccacaccaGTACAGCCAACTGTTTTTTATTCcccaatgaatatttttattatttgtttaatagATCACCAACttcatctccctccctaccaACAATtggcatttcattttgtttccatgCTGAGTGGTGAAACAATGACAAAGCTAACCAGAATAAGCTACTTCATAAAGAGAACTGAGCTAACACACCTCACTTTCTTTTCACAGGCATAATATAAATATACGCACTCTAGAATGCACAATGGTTTAGTCTCTAAGAAATTCAAATGGGAACTTGAACAATGTAGGCAAATCCAGGGTGCGGTAAAGGTGAGCTGAGATGCCGTACAACTGTTTAAGGGTTCCTGGCGCTGTATCTCTTGGCCACTAGCCAAATCTTGACATGGGGGAAGATATTAGCTAATGCCAAGTGGAGATGCAGGAAGCACTAAGTTGACTTAGGGGCTATGCACAGGAACCAAAAGGCAGGAAAGTACTAAACATTGCCGAGAGCATCCACCACCCCAGGAAGGACTTCACCCTCCAGGAGCTCTAAGCTGGCCCCACCTCCGGTGCTCACGTGGCTGACTTTATCCTCCGTGTTCCATTTGGCACAGCAAGTAGCAGTGTCTCCCCCACCTATGATGGTGATGCAGCCCCTGGAAGTGGCTTTCACCACCTCATGCATGAGGGCTTTGGTTCCTCGGGCAAAAGCTTCCCATTCAAACACGCCCACAGGTCCATTCCACACGGCCTGCTTAGCCCGAGCAACAGCCTCAGCATACTTTTTGCTGCTCTCAGGACCGCAGTCCAAGCCCATCCAGCCAGCAGGTATGCCAGAGGGCACAGTGGCTCGGCCAGTCTTGGCATTCTCATCAAACTTAACAGCAGTGACAAAGTCAACAGGCAAGGTAATCTGCACACCATTCTTCTCAGCTTCGGATATCAGGTCTTTGATGATCTTGGATCCCTCTTCGTCAAACAGAGAAGTGCCCATCTCCATGTTGTTGAGCACATTAAGGAAGGTAAAGGCCATTCCACCACCAATAATCATCTCGCTGACTTTGTCCAGCATATTATTGATCAGCTGGATCTTGTCTGCAACTTTAGCTCCGCCCCACTTTAGATGGCCAGGAAGGGTCGCTCTGGGCTCTCCAAGGCCTGGGCAAAGCAGTCCAGCTCCTTCTTCATCAAAATACCTCCAGCCTTCTCTGGCAGATTTACTCCCACCATGGAGCTGTGGGCTCGGTGAGCAGTGCCAAAAGCATCATTGACATAGACATCCTCTAGCTTGGAAGACGAAGCTTGGAAGGCCTCTACTTTGGCTGGCTCAGCTTTAACCTTGTTCCCAGAAgcatcttttcccttcccttcttcctccacaTGAAGGCAAAGGTTCTCCAGCAGGATGACAGAGCCAGCAGCTGTGTCAGCACAAGCTTTCTCCACTTCTGGGCCCACGCAGTCCTTCAAGAACAAAACATCCTTGCCCAGCAGAGATTTGAGTTCTACAGCAGCTGGTTGCCAGGAGTACTTGTCAGGCATGGGGACACCATCAGGCAGGCCCAGGTCAGCCAACTGATTTTTGGAAAAGGAGCAAAAGATAcgcaatggagaaaggatagtttttttaaaacagaaaacgcTGGAACAATTCGATATttataggcaaaaaaaaagaactttgaaacaaacctcacaccttatacaaaattaactgaaaaatgaccatagatttaaatgtaaaattataaaacttttagaagaaaacatagaaaaccttcaaacctagagaaaaatgaagagttcTTAAATGTGACACTACAAGCAcagtccataaaagaaaaaattaagtggtacttcatcaaaattaaaatccttttttctgtgaaagaccctgtaaagaggatgaaaagacatgCTATAGacaagtagaaaatatttgcaaaccgcACATGTGGCCAAGGGCTCATGTCTAGAACACcaagaactttcaaaactcaacactagccaggggttgggggaggcggGGGCTGGTGACTATAAACGTGTAGCACCAGGGATATCTTTGTGGTGACAGAActcttctgtatcttgactgtgatgGTTGTTATGTGAATTTACACATGTGAAATGATTTTGTAGACTCATAtgtaaaacaaaggaaatctgaACAAGATCTGTGCCTTTTACTAATGTCAGTTTCCTGGCTGTGGTGTTGTCCTGTAGTTATGTTAAGTATTACCACTGGGGGAAATTGGGTGATGGTACACACaacctctctgtactattttttgcAACGTTCTTCGAGTctgtaattattttcaaataaaaagtctttaaaaatggttGCCTGGATGGTCCTGACTGGTTGATAATCCTCAGGATAACTGACTTTCCTCTCCCACTGTAGACAGCAGAACTTCACAGGGACGGACTGAGGCTTCTATCTCTTTGTGACTTCCAATACGCTGACCACAGATGCGTTCAGTATGTTTCTAAATGACGGCTGTCCTTGACCTCCTTTGGTTCCCTCCTCCTACTGGGATGTCTGCCCCCATGCCTTTACTTACAACTGCCTGAGGCTTCCATCAGCCACGCCCTGATGAGCCCCACTTGTTCCAGATTCTTCAGATCCCGCCAGTGACAGCGGGCTAGTCCAAATGAATATTCCATTCTGTACTATTCTACACCTTCCAAGGGAGGGAAGTTCTTTGAGGTGGGACCTCCTTCTGTCATGTGCACCCCTATATCTCCATCCCCTAGAATGGTGCCCAGAATAGcagggactcagaaaatatttatggacTGAGGAACTGACTCTCcattaaacaaatacaaaaatgaaaagagcagAAACAATCTTGCATGCCAAATTAAGGAGCAGGTCTACAGGTCTCTCCCCAGGAAGGAAGCAGCAACCTCCTTTACAGGCATGTGTCTTATTCAAGGCCACCTAACACACATTCAAGGGCCACCTTGTCTGCAGCAATTGCTCCCTCAGGATTCCTACAAATACTGCAAAGAAGGGGCACTGTGCAGTGCCCTCTGCTGAATTCTGTTCAAAAGCATCTACTGAACAATACTGCCTGCAACGGGGATTCAGAGGTGAGCAAAGCCTGCTTCCTGCCCTGAAGAAGTTCCTGGTACAGTTGGGCGAGACAGACAGGCAAACAGATCATTCCAGTAGGTGAGCCCAGGGTGCTAGGACAGTGCGCAGTGTGGAATCCCAATCTAGCCCAGGGGTGACAGGGAAGGTTCCCCAAGGCATAAGACAGATGGGGATATGGGCAGATAATCACCCCTGAGAGCACAGTCTCTGTCAGGCTCTGGGCTAAACACCTCGGTGAGCCCTCTACTACACCAAAAGGAAAGTTTATTCTTTCTACTCACCTGAATCTGGAGAACAAGTAGCATTAGGCAGctaagaggaagggaaagggtgCTTCCAGGCCAAGACAGCATCACGAGAAAAGGCAGGGAGGTGTGCTCCACCATCCGGTGGGGCCCACCAGCACAAATCGCTTGTATCACTGGTGACAACTTGACTGTGATTAAGGAGGGAAAGGAACCAGAAGTAGTTGACAGGAGCCAGACTCTGGAAAGCTTCGTTTGCTGCTCCCACGAATGCCAATGGCCTTCAGACTGGGCTCTGTGGAAGCCTGGCAATCACGGGGCTAGGCCACGGTTGCTGCAAATGTTTGGTTCAAATTTCATTCAAATGTTTTTAGGAGAATGTTGTAGCAGATGCTGTTGGTGCCCTGTCCATACCTTGTGCTCCTTACCATTTCAGGGCACACCTGCACACTCTAAAGGGCCAGCTCTTGCATTTCTTTGACTGAGAGTCTTCTCTGACCACCAGGGTCCACTGTGCCCAGCTGCATGGCTGGTTGCCCACACCGCACAGCCCTCAAACAATGCAGTTGGTTATAAATTACCAGCTTCATTTCCCCACAGGAGAAATAATACTGGGCCACGTGCCCTGTGCTGGTTCccagagttccctggtggcattACGCTCTGTTTGTTCATGGTGGAATTTACTCGATGATCTTCCCTTTATTGGCTGCCTTCCGTCCCCATTCTcatacccccagcccctgcaggaGTCTCCTGGGAGCTCTTCCCAGATACATAGCTTCATTTAAATCCTTGTGTCAAGGTCTGTTTCTAGGGTAGCCCAAATTAAGAcacactcccacacacacacagaatgtcCCTGGTAGGATTAAAAGAAACAGGTAACAGTGAAGAAAAATACTGGGGAGAACAATACTCGTTGAGGATGAGGTGGAGGGAGATTTATTTGTCACTAAATATCCTTCTTTTACCTTTTGGCTTTTGGACTCTGtccatggatttttctttttttaaaaaaaagctacccaaaatatgtactttaaatcattaaaaaatcaaCTGTAATTTTATATCAACATAGTCACGAGTGCTTTATGTCAAATGCTAACATATCAGAGACCACAAATGCACTAATTCATGTCGCTGGGCAAATGCTCTTTGATACCGTAAGAACTGATCATTTCCTCTGATTTGGTTCatgattttgaatatttaataaaggTGTCACTTATTAGAAAGACTGTAGCTCTTTATGGGTGATTTCTCAAAATCCAGGTCTGTATGCCCTCTTGCATCAATTTGTACAGATACATGACCATGGTAAACTGAACAACCAAATGCAGGCTGACAAAACCTAGGTGATCACATTCACTCCCTACTGCATAATGGTTAGCTGTGCAGTCAGGATAATACTGCATGAGCACCTATCTTAAATTTGAGCTACTTCTGATGTGAATTTTGCATTTAACATAAGCAATGAAAGCAGTTAGATATTGTTAATGATTCAATGTTCGACTCAACATTTTCTCCTACGCTGCATTCAAGATCTTGGATTTGTTTAATTAAGAGCATCCTGAGATGGTAAGGCAAgatgtgtaaaaataaaacataaaaatgttgcTAGTTTTATTACTTATATCTTGAGCCAAACTTTCTCAACACTGGGCAACAGAAACAAATACAGGAATAAATTGGATGCTGAGGCTGATCTAAAACTGCAAATACACCataatcaaaaagtctacaaataataaacgctggagagggtgtggagagaagggaaccctcctacaccgttggtggggatgtaaagtggtgcagccactatggagaccagtgtggaggttccttaaaaaactagaaatagagttgccatatgatctagcaatcctactcctgggcatatatccagaaaagatgaaaactctaacttgaaaagatacatgcacctcattgttcattgcagcactttttataatagccaagacatggaagcaacctaaatgtccattgacagacgaatggataaagaagatgtggtacatgtatacaatggaatattactcagccataaaaaagaatgaaataatgccacttgcagcaacatggatggacctgga
The genomic region above belongs to Phocoena sinus isolate mPhoSin1 chromosome 1, mPhoSin1.pri, whole genome shotgun sequence and contains:
- the LOC116744184 gene encoding LOW QUALITY PROTEIN: phosphoglycerate kinase 1-like (The sequence of the model RefSeq protein was modified relative to this genomic sequence to represent the inferred CDS: deleted 2 bases in 1 codon; substituted 1 base at 1 genomic stop codon), whose product is MALCHQPVKIKLSPVIQAICAGGPHRMVEHTSLPFLVMLSWPGSTLSLPLSCLMLLVLQIQLADLGLPDGVPMPDKYSWQPAAVELKSLLGKDVLFLKDCVGPEVEKACADTAAGSVILLENLCLHVEEEGKGKDASGNKVKAEPAKVEAFQASSSKLEDVYVNDAFGTAHRAHSSMVGVNLPEKAGGILMKKELDCFAQALESPERPFLAIXWGGAKVADKIQLINNMLDKVSEMIIGGGMAFTFLNVLNNMEMGTSLFDEEGSKIIKDLISEAEKNGVQITLPVDFVTAVKFDENAKTGRATVPSGIPAGWMGLDCGPESSKKYAEAVARAKQAVWNGPVGVFEWEAFARGTKALMHEVVKATSRGCITIIGGGDTATCCAKWNTEDKVSHVSTGGGASLELLEGEVLPGVVDALGNV